In Candidatus Aminicenantes bacterium, the DNA window CCGTCGCCAGAACGTCGCGCGCATGCACGATACCGGTGATGTGGTCCAGGTTATCCCGGTACAGGGGCACCTTGGATACCCGCTTTTCCACAATCATGCGTTTCAGGGCCTCAAAGTCGGATGACTCGTCAAGAGCCTGGATGTTTACCCGCGGAGTCATGATGCTCTTGATGTCTTTCTGGGCGATATCAATAATCTCCTTGATCATGCGCAGGTTATCCGGGCTCTGATGAAACAACTGGGTCTGGGTTTCCAGAAAATGTTTGACCTCACCCGGCGTAAACCCGTACACTTGAACCGGGTTGCGAAAAAACAGGCGCTGGAACCAGGCGGTCACCCGGACCAGGGGGAAAAACAGGTATTTAAAGAAACGCAATGGATAGGCGTAAGCATAAGAGAGGCGCTCACTGCGACGAAAAGCGTAGGACTTGGGCAGCACTTCGGCGAACAACAAGACGATCAGGGTGGTGAAAGCCGTAGACAACAGAACCGTCAGGCGCTCATCAGATACGAAATAACGCGAAAAGACCAGCGTGACAATGGACGCGGCGGCGATGTTGACCAGGTTGTTCCCGATCAGAATCGTGGACAAAAACTCATCCGGGTTCTTCAGTGTGTTTTCCAACAAGCGCGCCCGGCGATTGCCGCGGCGGGCTCTCAACCCCAGACGAATGCGATTCAGCGAAAGCAGTGCGGTTTCCGCGGAAGAGAAAAAACCGGAAAACAAGATCAGGATGAAAAACAGAAGCATGTACAAGAGGGGCATGGTTCAACCGTCAGCGACAAAAGTCGTCACTACTCTTCGGAATCCTGGTGGTAGATCTGGTAGATGATCTTGT includes these proteins:
- a CDS encoding HlyC/CorC family transporter, translating into MPLLYMLLFFILILFSGFFSSAETALLSLNRIRLGLRARRGNRRARLLENTLKNPDEFLSTILIGNNLVNIAAASIVTLVFSRYFVSDERLTVLLSTAFTTLIVLLFAEVLPKSYAFRRSERLSYAYAYPLRFFKYLFFPLVRVTAWFQRLFFRNPVQVYGFTPGEVKHFLETQTQLFHQSPDNLRMIKEIIDIAQKDIKSIMTPRVNIQALDESSDFEALKRMIVEKRVSKVPLYRDNLDHITGIVHARDVLATVMNGRAPEMPLKTLAREPLFISEYSTLNYVIDRIRERRVQMAVILDEYGITIGILTLNDIFTEILGDMDIPRHHIRRVADGIYRVPGNVPVEELNEYLGLQLPLRKDYTTMNGLFIFHHGRIPKTGTLIRLGHVQLQALRMGRRRISEIRLRVEVKSG